The sequence TCAACGATGTTGTTAAAAAAAGCAAAAGAGAGGAGAGTGGATATAATAATATGGATAACATTCTTCCATATTTGGAATTTGTTCCGGTAAAGCGATAGATTATTGAAACGATATAAGGGAATAATGGAAATTCTGATTCGACATAACCACTGCTGTTTCCTCCCCAATCAATTTGAGGATAAAGAATTGATGTATTGTTTTCGGAAAAGTTTTTAGCCATAGCGGCAGTATCACATTGTCTCCATTCCTGATGATCTGCCAGAGGGGCTCTTATGTGGTATAGACGAGCTCCTATACCGCAGAAAATTATGAGGAGAAAGAAGATTGCTATTATTAAATTATTTCCTAACTTTTTCATTCCAATTGATATTATATTAACCTGAATATTATATAATAACAGATAATACCCTGATTGTTTAAAAAAAAGGATTGTTCAGTGGAATGAAGGTTGCAATAGTAACACATGAAACATTCTTTCCTGTGAAGGGAGGAGGCACAATCAGAGTTTTGAAGATTGCCGAATCTTTTAAAAGAAGAGGCCATAATGTTAAAATCTTTGCACCTTATGGAAGCCAATATGATGGAGAGAATGAGGTAGAAGGAGGCATAAACTTTTATGGAGTCTGCAATATTGAGAGATTTAAAACAAAGAATAAAGAGTTTGCTTATTTGAAATATATTTTAAAAACATCTGTCCGGCTTGTTTTTGAAGATTATGATTTTCTGATGGCTCATATCGCGGTTGCAGGAATTTCTTCTATCCCTGCCCGAATTTTTAAACTTTCGCCATCACTGATTGACTTGGATGATATTATATCAGGACTTTCTTCATTTGGATTTATAAAGAAGGTAGCGCCTAAAATTGAGCGAATGATTCCACACTTTTATGATTCTGTAAGCTGTATGTCAGAGGCATTGGCAGAAAAAGTGAGGGAAACAGGGAAGAAAAATGTTTTTGTTGTGCCTCATGGAGTTGATTTGAAATTGTTCAAACCTTCAAATGAAGAAGAAAGAGAATTAGGACATTTTGTCTTTTCAGGAGGAATTGAAGCGCATGATGGTGTTGATATTATTTTGCGGGCAGTGGCTTTATTGAAGGAAAAATATCCTTTTATAAAACTTTCTGTAATAGGCGATGGGAGTAAGCTATCCGAATGTATTAATCTTTGTAAGGAATTAGGTTTAAGTGATAATGTAGTTTTTACTGGCTGGATTGACCACAGGGAAATTCCCAAATACCATCGAAAGGCAAGTGCAGGCATTATTTGCGATAGATATATGCCTGCAACGGAAATCGCTCTTGTTGTAAGAGGAGTTGAGTATATGGGTTCAGGACTTCCAATTATTGCATCTGACAACAAAGGAAATTTAGAGCTCATTGATGATGGAGAAAATGGGTTGATATTTGAAAAGGAAAATATCAAAGCGCTTGCGCAAAAGATGGAATGGGTAATAAATAATCCTAAAGGAGCTTTCGAAATGGGGATGAAGGGGAGGAAGATAGCTGAAAATAAATATGATTGGGGCAAAAATGCGGAAGAAATAGTGAAGAGATGCGAGTCTATTTATTCAGATTATAAGAATAAATTTTGAATAATTGATTCAGTACTACAAAAAATTAAATGCAA is a genomic window of Candidatus Schekmanbacteria bacterium containing:
- a CDS encoding glycosyltransferase family 1 protein, which produces MKVAIVTHETFFPVKGGGTIRVLKIAESFKRRGHNVKIFAPYGSQYDGENEVEGGINFYGVCNIERFKTKNKEFAYLKYILKTSVRLVFEDYDFLMAHIAVAGISSIPARIFKLSPSLIDLDDIISGLSSFGFIKKVAPKIERMIPHFYDSVSCMSEALAEKVRETGKKNVFVVPHGVDLKLFKPSNEEERELGHFVFSGGIEAHDGVDIILRAVALLKEKYPFIKLSVIGDGSKLSECINLCKELGLSDNVVFTGWIDHREIPKYHRKASAGIICDRYMPATEIALVVRGVEYMGSGLPIIASDNKGNLELIDDGENGLIFEKENIKALAQKMEWVINNPKGAFEMGMKGRKIAENKYDWGKNAEEIVKRCESIYSDYKNKF